Sequence from the Paenibacillus riograndensis SBR5 genome:
CTGCTGACCACTCTGGAAGGCAAGGGCTACAGCTTTGCCGATCCCCGAAGCATCGAACTCAAAATGCGCTAAGCTGCGGCAGTACTTGCAGTTGCAAACGGCTGGGAGTCCTGTTACAAGTGCAATGGATAAAAACGGCTGTGCCGTCCTCCACGGGACAGCGCAGCTGTCTTTGGTTCTAGCGTTACCTGGAGAACGATTCCCCATGAATCCTACGGCAACTTTTTAAGTGGAAAAAGGTTAACTAATTTGCCGGAGCACCCTATCCTCGACATTTCTAAGTGGAAAAAGGGACACTAATTCAGCTCATTTTGCCACTGGACAAGAAATTTGGTCCAATTAGTTTTACTTTTTCCACTTCAATCTCAGGATTTCTTAATTTCCGGAAAAATAAGTTCCTTTTTTCCAACTAGCACCTGCGAAGAAGCCGTTTCGACGCCACAACAACGGTATTTCTGCCGTTGTTTCCGGGCAAGCTGGCCTTCGGTGCTCCAACAACGGTATTTCTGCCGTTGTTTCCGGGCAAACCGGCCTTCGGTGCTCCAACAACGGTATTTCTGCCGTTGTAATTTTATCCACATGCGGAAGTAAACATAGTTCCCTATACAACAACGTCAAACGGCTGCGTTGTCCTTCACTGGACAGCGCAGCCGTTTGACGTTGGGGTAATGCAATCGGACAGAGTTTCAGTTATTAGAACGCTTGCCCTTCATTTCAGGCTGGAATAAAACGATATAACGGATTCCGAGTCCGAGCCAGCCGGAAAACGCGGCTTTTTCGTAAAATAATGTCTTCTCTGTCCGCTTCATTTTGTAGCCCGGCGGAGCGTCAGAACGTGCATTTCCGCGCGGCTCCCCCAGCGCAGCGGAAAATGTGCGGTGCCGAAACCGCGGCTGATCAGCAATCCGGCTTTCTTGCCGGAGCCGTCGTTTCTTGGGATAACATAGTGGCCGGCGTTATACTGGCGGTAGAACGGATCTACGTGCCTGTGGCCGACAAAAGGCAAAACCACCTGGCCTCCATGGGTATGGCCGGCAAGTACAAGGTCAGCCGGAACTTCGGATTGCTGGGTCAGCCAGAGCGGGTCATGGACAAGAATGATCCGGCAGAACGGGGCCTCTGCACTGGACAACGGCGGAAGCGGCCTATATGCTCTCTTGCCTCCCGTGCGCGGAAAATCCACCCCGGTAAGCAGCAGACTGCTCCCGTTTTTTTGTATCGTAATGCTCTCATCCTGCAGCAGCTTAACTCCACTGCCGCGTATGATATTGTCCACAAGCGTTATATTCGCCCGGTAATCATGGTTTCCATGTACAGCATAGGCAGGTGCGAGTGCTGCCGCCAAGGTCATATTATCGTACAGGCGGTTCATGGAAGCGCCCTTTTCCGTCAGGTCTCCTCCAAGGAAAACGGCATCTATTTCCCCCTTCATCGGACTCAGCCGCCTGAATGGGAGGCGACGCCGGTGAATGTCTGAAATAAACAGGATGCGGAAGCCGTCAAATTCCTTGGGGAGAGCCTCGAGAAATATTTCCTCGGCAATAATATGGTTCCTGAAGGCAGCCGCCAGCATCAGAGATCCAAATAACACCAGCAGCAGCACGCAGATTCCCGCAATACCCAGCAGCCAGACGGCTACCATAAGGTATTCAGGTCCGGCGCCCCGTTGAGTCCCCACCACAACAGGAAGCCGAGCAGCAGTATAAAAATAATTATTAATGAATTAATGAACATTTTGCTGAAACGCAGCCGTTCGGAGGGGTAGGTTTCGGTCCGGGAAGGTGTGGCTGTTTCTCCGTCCGCAGATATTTCATCCTGTTTGGCCGCTTTCCTGGACGGTGCTGTGGAATAACGGCTTTTTCTCGACAGGGTACCTGTTCCCGCGAAGGGCGTTTCAGTGGCTGTTTGGGATGCTGATGAAACCCGCGACCGATTTTTTCTTTTGGCCGCAGAGGGTTGTTCAGTTTTGTTCGGTTTCTTGCGGGACTTTACCCGGCTGAGTTCTTCGCTCATGACGCCCTCCGGTAACGGATCACTAGACCCGAAAACACATCAATAATAAAATGGCACAGAATCGGTGCCCAAAGCGTTCCTGAATGGATGTAAATGTAACCCAGGCCGTAGCTGCTGAGGAACACCCACCCCGTCGGAATCCAGTGGCGCAGATAGCGGACATGGATCACGGCAAACAATATGCTGGTCCAATAAAGTCCAAATGTATGTTGAACTGCTCCCCGGAACAACAGCTCCTCGCAGACGGACACAATGGCAGCAATGACAAGAATATGCCACAAAGGCCTTTTGCCGAATAACAGCTCGTTAATCCCTCCGTCATCCATGCTGTCTTCAGGAACAATATGTGTCAGCAGGAAGTCCACAATCAGCATAATTGCAGCGAGCCCAAGGGCCCAATACACAAATTGTGCGCTGTCCGGAAAATTTAATATGTGAATGGGATTTCTTTTCTGCAATAATATCCATATCAAGCCGATAAATAAAGTAAGACCCTGCGTTATATACAGATTAAGTAAAAGGATCTTGTCAGTTAACTGCTGGGGATCAGCTTTTTTGATCTTGATATCGCCAAATTTGAATTTTTTCATTGTAACCTGCCTGTTCTATATTGTTTTTACATAAGATAATTTCCCTAGACGAAGGAGCATTAATTATGAACAGCCGTACCTCCCGCACTCAAATGTTATACACACTAGGTTTTCTGTTTTTTCTGATTTCCGCATTCGCCGCTTTTTTTACGGGAGTGAAGGTCGGGGCCGACAAGACAGAGGCTAAATACGCACACCTCGATAATAAAGAAGCTGTCGAGGAATTCTCCGGCTCCTATCAGCAGCAGGATCTTGTTACCTTCTATCATAACGTATTTTTGCCCTACCGGGAATTCAAGCGCAGTTGGAACGATGGGCTGGACAACCTGGCCCGCAGCACAGATGCGCGCGAAAATGCTGCAGCGCTGAAGAATCTCAGCATTCTGGCAGACAAGCAGTATGACAAGGTGACACAGGATTCCATTTTTACAAGTTCGCCTTTGCTTTACGAATCCCAGTTGAATATCCTGAAGAGTCTGACCTTGTTCTCCCAGGCCTCCAGCAAGGTAACCGCAGGTGCATCGGGGGCTGAAACGGCAAAAATACTAAGAAACGACAATTTCACAGCCAACGCGGTCAAGTTCGGCCTGCTGGCGCAGAAAAATTTCTATGACTCCATGCTCAAATGGGGGGCCAAGAGCAGCAGTAAAATTCCTGCCGAGGCCGGAGAGCTGAAAACCCTCTCTTTCGTGCAATGGAAAAAGATGCCCCTGCTGCTCAAAAACGCATCCATCGCCGATATTATGCTGAACCGAGCCATCTATGAAGCGTATGACCCGCAGGATATTACGGCCAAAATTGACGATATGATCTATTCCGGCACGGCCAGCTCGCTGAAACTTAAGGACGTTCAATCCTCCGTTTCCCTTCTAATCTCCACGGGAGCGGTGCAGGAACAGGATTTCATGAAGTGGCGCGAACAATATTATGGCAAAGAAACGATACCTCAGCTTCCGTTTTTTTATGAGTAGCTGTCCACGCCGCTCATAAGCGGCACTCAGGCGGTAAGATTTCATTAAGAAGACACTGTAATTGCAAGTTAGAACCAGCTATTGCATCATAACGAAAAATGAAGTCCACTTCAAGGCAGCGGCTCTGCAATAAGCCTATTGACACATCTGGCACCCTCATGTTACATTATGAAAAATTAATCAAGCAAAACCGATGATGGAACAAAGATTCTGCAAGTCTTCAGAGAGCCGGTGGATGGTGCAAACCGGTGGCGGACAGAACTCTTTAGCGCTCCTGAGATATTGTGTCGAACCTTACAGTAGGCACAATCGGATCATCTCCGTTACCAGTGTGGCCTTTGCAGGCCAATGAGGCTGCTACTTCAACAGTTGCAGTGAATTAGGGTGGTACCACGACAACTCTCGTCCCTTACTACGGCAGTAGTATGGGGTTGGGAGTTTTTTTGTTATCCAAATTCCGGGAACGGCCATAAGGCCTATGTCCCAGGGTTTGCCGGTCTGCTGCATGTATTTTCTTTTATGCGACAGCGCGTTGCCCCGTTATTCCGACATATTTCTCATGCATTTTCTCTGCTTCTGGTACTGTGGACTGCCTCTTCAGGGCATCCTTGGGCATATATAGCTTTCCAAATTTAAGGAGGACAAGAAACCATGTTTAAAGTATTAGTATCGGATCCGATCAGCGATTTGGGCATTCAGCAATTAATGGACGCAAGTGATGTGACTGTAGACAAAAAAACCGGGCTCAGTGAAGACGAACTTACCGCTATCATCGGGGAATATGATGGCTTGCTCGTCCGCAGCCAGACTACGGTGACGGAGAAGATTATTGCAGCGGGGACTAAGCTGAAGGTGATCGGCCGCGCCGGCGTAGGCGTCGACAATATTAAGCTGGAAGCAGCCACACAGCACGGTGTTGTTGTTATCAACGCTCCTGACGGAAATACAATCACGACCTGTGAGCACGCTTTTGCCATGATGATGGCATTGGCCCGCCATATTCCTCAAGCCTATGCCAAAACCATCTCCGGTGTCTGGGATAGAAAAACATTCCTGGGCGTAGAGCTTCGCGGCAAAACACTGGGCGTACTCGGTATGGGCCGTATCGGCAGCGAGGTGGCCAAACGGGCCAAAGCCTTCGGCATGAACATTCTTGCCTATGACCCGTTCCTGACCGCTGACCGTGCGGAAAAACTTGAGGTGAAGCTGGCTTCGGTGGATGATATTGTCCGCGGCGCGGATTTCATCACTGTGCATACCCCGCTCACCCCGGAAACCCGTCATATGATCTCCCGGCCGCAATTTGAGGTCATGAAAAAAGGCATGCGCATCGTCAACTGTGCCCGCGGCGGCGTAATCGACGAAATGGCGCTGGTTGAAGCCATCGACAGCGGCATCGTTGCCGGAGCAGCGTTCGACGTATTTGAAAAAGAGCCGCCTCAAGCGGATCACCCGTTCCTCTCCCATCCGAAAATTATCGTGACTCCGCATCTGGGCGCTTCGACCGTAGAAGCCCAGGAGAATGTAGCGATCGATGTATCGGAGCAGGTGCTGCATATTCTGCGCAACGAGCCGTTCATCAACGCTGTTAACATTCCTCCGGTTGCACCAAGCGTTATGAACAAGCTACAGCCGTATTTCACGCTGGGAGAAAAGCTTGGCAGTTTTGCTTCACAGCTGACCGGCGGCGCTATCCGTGAAATTCATGTTGAATATGCCGGGGACCTTTCGGATGTGGATACACAGCCGCTAACCCGCTATATCGTGAAAGGCGTGTTCACCCGCCATTTCGGCGGCGATGTCAACATCGTCAACTCCATGCATCTGGCCAAAACGCGCGATGTCAATGTTGTCGTGACAAAAGCCTCCAAAACCAAAGGCTTCACCAATCTTATCACGGTTACACTGAAAGCCGAGCCGGATGAAGAGCGTCTGGTTGCCGGAACATTGCTCCAGGGTTACGGGGAACGCATTGTTCAGGTCAATAAATTCCCGGTCGATATCGCTCCGGAAGGCCATCAGATTGTGATCTCCCACAACGACAAGCCGGGGATTATCGGTCTCGTCGGCACGCTGCTGGGACAGAACGATGTTAACATCGCTTCGATGCAGGTGGGACGCAAAATTGTCGGCGGTGCAGCCATCATGCTTTTGACCGTGGATAAAGCGGTGCCTCAGCAGGTGCTGGTGAAGCTCGCCGGCCTGCCGGAAATCAACACTGCCGAAGAGATTGTTCTGCTGTAGAAGCCATTTCACTCCATCTATAGCTCTGGCAAGTTAGCAAAAAAACCGCTCTTTCGAAAATGGAAGCCTTCCGGCACCATTTCAAAAGAGCGGTTTTTAAAATATAAGAATTTATATGCTTCACCCAATAAATGTTCCTTATATTTCTCGCTGAAACGGTACCGTCCTGTAAAAGGACGGCGAAGCCGTTTCCACTTGTTTATTCCGGTACTTTAAATACCGGGACAAGCCGTCCATCTACATCAGTGAAGCCGTATTTTTCCGCAAGGCTGCCTACCTGCTGCGGGATTCCCGTCATGGCCAATACCTCCGGGTCAGCAGCCAGCCGGACCACGGCCCGGCCGATATAGGCTGTGGACTCACTGGTCTGCAGCTCTGCCACGTCCTGCCAGTGCTCTTCATCTGTATTCAGGCTCTCCAGAACCAGTTCGGTCCGCATCCAGCCGGGCGAAAGCGGGATCACGGCTATTTTGTCTGCCGCAAGCTCTACAGACAATCCAAAAGCCATGCGTACCAGCGCATTTTTGGCCAAGTCATAATAAAAGTTGTCAATATATTTGTAGTGGTCCCAATACGTTGTATGAATAATGATTCCACCGCCTTCCCGGTTGCTGCGCATCAGCGGAACGGCGTAATAATTCGTCATAAGCTGCGCCCTCACTCCCGCATCGAACATATGGCTCCAATGGTCTGTAGGCAGCTCCCAGAAGGGTTTGCTCGCGATGGACCGCTCGTTGCCGCCCCACACATTGTTGACCAGGATATCCAGCCTGCCCTGCTCTGACGATATCCGCCCGATGACGGCTTCTGTCTCACTATCCCGGGTATGGTCGCAGCGGACCGCTTCCCCTTCTCCTCCAGCCGCCCTGATCTCGTCCAGCACACTGTCAATGGTTCCTTTACGCCGGTCCTCTTGCGAAAGCCCCCTGCTTCTGCCTGTAATGTACACGTACGCTCCCGCTTTTGCCAGCTCCAAAGCGATTCCCCGGCCGGCTCCCCGGCTTCCTCCGGTAACCAGTGCCACTTTCCCTTGCAAATTAGTCATCATTACCGCTCCCCTCATGATTCTTGATCCTGGTTTTATGTGTTCTTGTGTTTGCTATAGTTATCATAAACTCTATATATGACATCAATTGACATATAAATATGATAAACTGAAAAAGATTGAAATTAAGGTACCCCTGTGAGGAGGACGTTATGAGAGCCGACCGTTTATTATCTATCCTGCTTCTGCTGCAGAACCGCGGCAAAGTCACCTCCCGTGAGCTTGCCGGCACCCTGGAGGTGTCTGAACGAACGATATTTCGTGATATGGAGGCGCTGAGCGCCTCCGGAATCCCCGTATTGGCTGAAAGAGGCCGGGAAGGAGGCTGGATGCTCACAGAAGGCTACAGGACCTCGCTTACCGGCATGAAGCCCAAAGAAATAGGCGCACTGCAGCTCTCAGCCGATCCGTCCATTTTACAGGATCTTGGTATTCATGAGGATTACACGCTCGCCACACGCAAGCTGGAGGCTGCTGCCACTGCGAATACATTCCCTTCAGCCAACTATTTTAACCAGCGCATTCATATAGACAGTGAAGGATGGGTTCCCTCCAAAGAGAGTTTCCCCTTTCTCTCCGAATTGCAGACAGCTCTCTGGGAAGACCGGAAGGTAAATATCTCCTATCTCCGCAACGGGGAAGTAAAGAACAGAAAGATCGGACTGCTGGGTTTGGTGGCTAAACAGGGGGTCTGGTATGTTATCGGGGAGCATGACGGGCAATTCAGAACCTACCGGGTCTCAAGAATCATTGCCTGTCAAAAGATAGATGAAGCTTATACCCGGCCTGACGATTTTGAGCTTACAAGCTATTGGGAGTCATCCAAAGTATCCTTCAAATCAGCCCTCCCCAGCTATAAGGCCAAATTTTCATTGCAGTCTTCTTCCCTGCCAGTATTAAGCCAGGAACGTTATGTTACAGTGCTATCCATGGAGGATTCTCCAGGTTCTGCGTGGCTAAAGGTTGAAGCAGAGTTCAACACCATAGAAGCAGCTTGCCGGGTGATGTTGTCCTTAGGTCCTAATGTGATCGTCGGGGAACCGGAGGAATTGCGTGCCAGAGTATATAAGGCTGCCTTAAAAACAGTTCTGCTGGGCCGCAGGGTAAGGCGTTCCCTTCCGGGAAATTCCCAACCGCAGCAAGAATAGGCACTTGGTCCGCCCAGGAAAAGATAGCCGTTTCCCGTAATAATTTATGTCAATTCTTACAATAGACCTAACGTCCTGAAATCGCCTATAATATTACAATACTCAACATATTTATTAGGGGGAATAGTTATTATGGACTGGATGAACAAGCTTCCGCTAAAACAGAGAATTGTTGCCGGTTGTTATCTGATCGCCGCATTATTTGCAGTTCCTGTACTGATCACTTTATTGATCATGGGCAAGATTGTTATCGGAATTATACTGGTAGCGGTATTGGCAGCTCTTACCTTCCCTCTTTCACGCTTCATTGAGAGAACGCTTACATCTTCGTTTGACGACATTTCTAATGTTACACACACCATTGCAAAAGGCGACTTTACCAACCGGGCCGACGAGAACGGCTCTATGGGGGATATCAGCCGGTCCTTCAATACCATGATCGATAAGCTGAAAAAGATCCTTACCGATGCTTCGCAGATTACCCGCCAGGTTATGGATGCCAGCCGCGGCATTGAAGACAAGAACCAGAATCTGAAGATCGTAATGGCCCAGGTCGCCTCTTCGTCCAATGAACTGGCTCTTGGCGCAAATGAAATCTCCGTGGACATTGCCGACATGACCGAATCCATCAAAGACATAGAGACCAAGGTCTCCAACTATACGAGCTCGACCAAGGAAATGAACAGACGGTCTGTACATACATTGGAACTGGTTGAAAAAGGACGGCAATCGGTGGATACACAAGCCGAAGGCATGCGCAAGAATATACAAGCCACCCAGAAGGTGGCCGACACGATTGAAGCACTCTCCCAAAATGCCCGGGGGATTACCATGATCACCAAAACGATCACAGAAATCGCCGAGCAGACCAACCTCTTGTCGCTCAACGCCTCTATTGAAGCAGCCCGGGCCGGTGAACATGGCCGTGGTTTTGCTGTCGTGGCCCAGGAAGTACGCAAGCTGGCCGAGGAATCTACCGCCTCCACTAAAGAGGTGTTCAGTCTGGTGCGCAGCATAGAGAACGATATCAAGCAAGCGATTGAGAATATCGCCATTAACGAGGAAGTCGTTCAGGTACAGAATGAGATGATCATCGAAACGGCGAATATTTTCGCACAGATTGTGCAAAGCGTCCAATACATAACCGAGCAAATTGCTTCTTTCTCTGCCGAAAGCGACCTCATGCTGGAGAGCGCACTCAAAATCTCCGGCGCCATCGAAAATATTTCCGCAATTACCGAAGAAACGGCGGCGGGAACGGAAGAGGTCTCCGCAGCGATGAACGAGCAAATCCATGCCTTGCAATCCGTTGCCGAGGAGACTGAAAAAATGACCCAAGCGGTGTTCCAACTGCAAAAAACGATTCATATTTTCAAATTTTAACTGTTACGTGGAGACTGCCGTATCCTTCCTGCGGCAGTTTTTTTATTCACAAAATTTTCGCTGTTATATTCATCAGTTACAGTTTTTTTGCATTAGAAGAGCCCCTCCATTCTTTTGCACTTCTCTCCTTTTGCCTGCTTCCTTTTTTGGAATGCAAATATTTGCAGATGAACCGCTCTTTATTCAGTGGTCCTTTTTACATAGTGAATTTTACAATGCGTTCCATTATTATGGCTGACCAACCCTTCTGCAAGTGAATTTATAGTTCAAAATCCTCATTTTTAGATTATTTCAATATTTCTTCACAGTTTGCATTTTTGGACTTTTTTTCATTAGCTCTTTTTTCTCATTCATTCTTATATATATACAAAATTATACTGTTTTTCACATGGATACGATCAGGCAGGATTCGCCAAAATACGAGGTTATCAGCACAAATATATTGACAAAAGCTGAGTTAGAAATATATTGTAAAATAAAAAAAGGTATTATTTTCTTTAACACATATTGGCAAAATTCACCGAAAGGGAATGACGCAAAGCCATGGATCTACAGTCTCATTTCTATGGGACCATGACAGCCAGGTTGCTGAACAGCCGAACGTCCGGGTTTTCCTGCGTTCTCTATGGTTATTTACGCAGCCAACCTGTGCTCTCATGAGTACAGGTTTTCTATTTTGCTGAATAAATAAAAAAAACATTGGGTGGGGTGGATTTCCTTTGAAAACAGTTTCAGATTATATGGCTGAGGCACTACGAAACCTCGGTGTAACACATTCCTTTGGCATAATCGGCAAGTCTATTTGTCCCGTAGTCCTGAAAATGGTGGATTACGGCATTGAATTTATTCCGGGGAGACACGAATCCAGTTCCGGGTTCGAAGCCGCCGGCTATGCTCTCAAAACAGGTAAACTCGGAGTGGCTTTTGGGACCTCCGGACCGGGGGGTACCAATCTTCTCACCGCCGCAGCACATGCGAAGGCGAACAATCTTCCCGTACTTTTTATAACAGGCCATCAATCCATCAAGGAACTGGGAATTCCCCAGTGCCAGGATTCTTCGGCTTATCTGGCCGATCTGGCGGACATGTTCAGACCCGCGACCCTTTACAGCAAGCTGGTGGAACGCGGCGATCATTTCGGCACGATTTTCAATCATGCTATCTCCATTGCCTTGAGCGGACAACGGGGACCGGTTCATCTCTGTATCCCGTTTGATGTGCAGACCGAAGTGCTGGAAGAATGCCGGATTGTTATCCCTGAGCGCGAACATCTGGTCAGTGCCGGTAATTTGGAACGCGTACTTTCTGCCATTAATGAATCAAGCCATCCTCTGATCATTGCGGGCAAAGGGGTCAATCGTTCCGGCGCGCACGAGGAGCTTCTTCAACTGGCTGAAACCTTCAATATTCCGGTGGTCACCTCTCCCGGCGGCAAGGGTGCCATCGCCTGGGATCACCCGCTGTATCACGGCCCCATTGGTGTCGGCGGCTGCAAGCATGGCGAGGATTTGTTAAACCGCAGTGATGTGTTCATCGTGCTTGGCTCTCGTCTCAGCGATATGACCATCTGCAATCTTAAGGCAGAGAATCATCCGAAGACATTGATCCAATTTGACGTCGACCCTACCTTTGTCGGAAAAATATTAACCTCAGAGACAATCGCTGTAAGCGGGGACTTACGCGACAATCTTGCGTTCTATCTTCAGAATTTTGATTCGGCTGCTATTAAAAAGCACGAAACAGAAACCGATGTTCATTATGCGGAAGAGTTGCCGGTTCTGCCCAAGCTTTCGCTTGCTTCGGTCATGGACGCATTAAGCGACCTGATCCCGTACAACAACACCATTTTTGTTGATGATGGCAGCCATGGCTTCAATGCCGCGAAATGGTACAAGGTCAAAAAGCCCGGCAGCGTTGTTTTTGATGCCTATTTTGCCTGCATGGGCAATTCCATCGGGATGGCTATCGGCGCTAAAGTGGCTTCACCGGAAGAAACAATTTTATGCATTACCGGTGACGGCTGCTTCATGATGCTTGGCACAGAAATAAATACGGCCGTGTGCAAGGACATCCCGGTGATTTTTATCGTCGTGAACAATATGCAGCTCGACATGGCGTTAAAAGGCATGGAAAAAACAACAGGCAGAATCGACGGCACGATCTTCGAAGTTCCAATGGATGCCGTGAAGTTTGCTGAATCCTTGGGGGCCACAGGCTACAGATGCGAGACTCTGGAACAATTCACATCTGCTATCCATGCTGCAGTAGCCTCTAACCGCGTGGCTGTAATTGAATTGCTGACTGACCGTACTGAAGTGCCTCCGACGGCCCATCGCACCTTGAATCTCAACTAAGAATCAACAGCGGCAAGGACTCTCCACTCATGATTGCTCCTTGCCGCTCATTACTATTCAGGAGGCATCTCTGTGGAAAATACGATTAACAGCGGTCTCAGGCACTTTTCCAACCTGTCTGGCAATTACGGTGCCAAAGCTCTGGCTCCAATCAAGGAGCATTTTCCGGAGCTGGCCGAGTATATCATGGGCAACGCCTATGGTGACATTTTTCAGCGCACAACGATTGGTTCGGATTGGAAGGAAATTGCCGTTATTTCATCCCTGATTACCATGGGACAGTTCGAGCAGCTCGGAGTCCATTATGTGATGGCGCTCAGCGTCGGAATGACTGTGGATCAGATCAAAGGTATTTTGCTGCATCTGGTGCCCGTTGTCGGTGCGCCCAGAGTCATTTCAGCTTTTAATGTGCTGCTTGCCACACTGGAGGAAATCGAATAACTTTTTTCGACTTTTTTGTACACAATTCGACTTTATTCTTGCATATTAGATAAATATATGATTATATGGAAGGGAATTTATCCCAAAACTAAGCTTAAAATGTCGAATTAAGGCATAAAATTCTAAGGTTGCCGGATAGATTCAATACTGAAACACATTCAATTTTGGGAGAGATGAGCACATGGGTAAATTTATTTTGAAAACCGATTCCGAAAAAAAAATCATTAATATCGAGCTAGAAGGGACCTTCTCCAATGAAGACGGCCTCAAGTCGATCCAAGCCTATCAGCAAACCGTCAACCCGATTACCCCTTCAGAATATGCGCTGCAGATAGACTGCAGAAAACTGAACGTGACTGCTCCTGATGTCGTGCCATTGCTGGAAGGATGCTTCGTCATGTTCAAAGCGGATGGCTTCGAAAAAGTAAGCCTGACTCTTGAAAATAACCCGATCCTCAAAATGCAGCTTGCCCGTCTGGGCCGCAAAGCGGGACTTGAAAATCTGGAGATTACTTCGACTGCTCAGGTTTAAGTTATTGTCCGGCGGATCACAAATCTGCAGGAGAAGCGGGTTTTGTACAACTCTATGGCTGTGAAGAAGCGCACATAATACTTTTAGGGGGATTAACCATGGCCGGGATACGAATTAAGGATATTGATATCTATCATCCAAGCAAAAAGATTGGCAACGATTTTTTCATACAGCATTTTGACGAAAAGGGTATTGATATCCGTGGACTTCTGGCTGCATTGGGCCGTGAAAGCCGGTATAGCATCGACAGCAGCGAAGAAAACTCTCTGACTATGGCTTTTGAAGCAGCCAGCAATGTGCTGGACAAGACGGGACTTACCGGTGCCGACATTGACCTGATTGCATATGCCAGCCAAACTCCTGAATATATTTTCCCGACCAACTCTCTCATGATCCACCGTTTGATCGGCGGCCCGTCCCATGCCATTTGCATTGACAGCAACGCGAACTGTGCAGGCATGACCGCCTCGGTAGAGCAGGTAAGCCGTCAGATGATGGCCAATCCGAGAATCCGCCGTGCGCTGGTCATCGGCTCCGATCACGTGGCTCCGCATGCCGACAAAAATGATCCTGTCTACTACGCCAACTTCGGCGACGCTGCAGCAGCTCTTATTCTGGAAAGGGATGAACATTCCGTAGGCTTCATCGATTCCATCTATCAGACCGACACTTGTGTCTATGGCAACTCGATGTTCCCCGCTGAAGGCTTGGCTAACCTCGGAAGAAATGGTGTAGCCGCCGGAGAGTTCAATGTGAAGTTCATTCCTTTTGATGATTCGATATGTGTGGATGCTGCCTCTGAATCGATCAATACATTGCTTAGCAATAATGGCATTGACCCTGAATCGATCAAAGCCGCTTGCTTCTCGCAGCTGTCCCTGCCTAATATCCGCGCCGTTTCCGGCAAAACAGGGATCGGCGACGACGTCGCTGTCTACATCGGTGATGAATTCGGCTATACTTCTACAAGCAGCCCTTTTGTGGCCCTTCATAGAGCAGTAACTACAGGAAAAATTGAACG
This genomic interval carries:
- a CDS encoding thiamine pyrophosphate-binding protein — encoded protein: MKTVSDYMAEALRNLGVTHSFGIIGKSICPVVLKMVDYGIEFIPGRHESSSGFEAAGYALKTGKLGVAFGTSGPGGTNLLTAAAHAKANNLPVLFITGHQSIKELGIPQCQDSSAYLADLADMFRPATLYSKLVERGDHFGTIFNHAISIALSGQRGPVHLCIPFDVQTEVLEECRIVIPEREHLVSAGNLERVLSAINESSHPLIIAGKGVNRSGAHEELLQLAETFNIPVVTSPGGKGAIAWDHPLYHGPIGVGGCKHGEDLLNRSDVFIVLGSRLSDMTICNLKAENHPKTLIQFDVDPTFVGKILTSETIAVSGDLRDNLAFYLQNFDSAAIKKHETETDVHYAEELPVLPKLSLASVMDALSDLIPYNNTIFVDDGSHGFNAAKWYKVKKPGSVVFDAYFACMGNSIGMAIGAKVASPEETILCITGDGCFMMLGTEINTAVCKDIPVIFIVVNNMQLDMALKGMEKTTGRIDGTIFEVPMDAVKFAESLGATGYRCETLEQFTSAIHAAVASNRVAVIELLTDRTEVPPTAHRTLNLN
- a CDS encoding carboxymuconolactone decarboxylase family protein, with the protein product MENTINSGLRHFSNLSGNYGAKALAPIKEHFPELAEYIMGNAYGDIFQRTTIGSDWKEIAVISSLITMGQFEQLGVHYVMALSVGMTVDQIKGILLHLVPVVGAPRVISAFNVLLATLEEIE
- a CDS encoding 3-oxoacyl-[acyl-carrier-protein] synthase III C-terminal domain-containing protein, with translation MAGIRIKDIDIYHPSKKIGNDFFIQHFDEKGIDIRGLLAALGRESRYSIDSSEENSLTMAFEAASNVLDKTGLTGADIDLIAYASQTPEYIFPTNSLMIHRLIGGPSHAICIDSNANCAGMTASVEQVSRQMMANPRIRRALVIGSDHVAPHADKNDPVYYANFGDAAAALILERDEHSVGFIDSIYQTDTCVYGNSMFPAEGLANLGRNGVAAGEFNVKFIPFDDSICVDAASESINTLLSNNGIDPESIKAACFSQLSLPNIRAVSGKTGIGDDVAVYIGDEFGYTSTSSPFVALHRAVTTGKIERGDKVLFWTVGAGWQNVAFVMEY